A stretch of Patescibacteria group bacterium DNA encodes these proteins:
- a CDS encoding valine--tRNA ligase, whose translation MTLPKAFEAKDYEDSIYKLWEESGAFNPDNLAADETYTIILPPPNATGTLHLGHAMYVVQDILIRYQRMHGKKTLWLPGTDHAAIATQNRVEKDLAKRTPAVTRHDLGRTKFVAEVEKFVETSRGTIRNQLRKMGFSLDWSREAFTLDDTRKAAVSELFVRMYLDNLIYRGHRIVNWCPRCQSTLADDEVEYKEEQTKFYYFKYGPVVIGTARPETKFLDKTIVVNPADERYTHLQGKTFSVPWLTGEVDAQVIADAVVDQTFGTGAMTITPAHSQEDFALAQKYNLPIVQIIDEQGNFTEAAGDLAGKNARASRAAIVEILAKKGLVDHIDENYKHNLSVCYRCGTAIEPLTKVQWFVNVDAHLPAGHAFAGQTLKQVAIQVVKDDSIKIIPDRFNSTYFHWLENLHDWCISRQLWYGHRIPAWYKDNEIKVQLETPGEGWIQDDDVLDTWFSSGMWTFSTLGFPERTKDLDTYHPTQVLETGYDILFFWVARMILITTYALGEIPFENVYLHGLVRDKQGRKMSKSLGNGIDPLAMTAKYGTDALRVALIAGTTPGNDARLYEEKIASYRNFINKIWNVSRFVLMSESIQSGDTDTITDNWFRSRIAKVVEEVTGHIEAYQLSLAAERAYDFLWHELADWYVEINKFQSNPALMRHGLETALQLLHPFVPFVTETIWQELYPSKMLMLQAWPKANGSNRDAQAEEQFNAIQDIVTQIRNMRSQYQIPYTKIFTLTQQPDCKLSNEAKTIIETLCKINIVSGNVSGTNTEIANNLYGFSLNLGDTIDIQKEKIRLQKQIDQATQYRGKLQQKLANTEYVSKVPVEILEKDKLQLQEQDTKISLLEKTLKQLN comes from the coding sequence ATGACTTTACCGAAAGCCTTCGAGGCCAAAGATTACGAAGATAGTATTTATAAACTCTGGGAGGAGTCCGGTGCTTTTAATCCTGATAATTTAGCAGCTGATGAGACGTACACTATTATATTGCCGCCACCCAATGCCACTGGCACACTCCATTTAGGCCATGCCATGTATGTGGTACAAGATATTTTGATTCGCTATCAGCGGATGCATGGTAAGAAAACTCTCTGGTTACCCGGCACAGATCATGCCGCTATTGCTACGCAAAATAGAGTTGAAAAAGACTTGGCTAAACGAACTCCAGCTGTCACCAGACACGATTTAGGGCGAACCAAGTTTGTGGCCGAGGTGGAAAAATTTGTGGAAACTTCCCGTGGCACCATTCGCAATCAATTACGCAAAATGGGCTTCTCGTTGGATTGGTCACGTGAAGCCTTTACTTTAGATGATACGCGTAAAGCGGCGGTCAGCGAATTATTTGTGCGTATGTATCTTGATAATTTAATTTATCGCGGTCATCGCATTGTTAACTGGTGCCCGCGTTGTCAAAGTACGCTGGCTGATGACGAAGTTGAATATAAAGAAGAGCAAACTAAGTTCTATTATTTTAAGTATGGTCCAGTAGTGATTGGCACCGCTCGACCGGAAACCAAATTTTTAGATAAAACCATCGTGGTTAATCCAGCCGATGAACGGTATACACACTTGCAGGGTAAAACTTTTTCGGTACCTTGGTTAACCGGAGAAGTTGACGCCCAGGTGATTGCCGATGCGGTAGTTGATCAAACCTTTGGGACCGGTGCCATGACAATCACCCCAGCGCATAGCCAGGAAGATTTTGCCTTAGCCCAAAAATATAATTTACCGATTGTACAGATTATTGATGAACAGGGTAATTTTACAGAAGCAGCCGGTGACTTGGCCGGTAAAAACGCGCGAGCCAGTCGCGCAGCGATTGTTGAAATATTAGCGAAAAAAGGTTTAGTGGATCATATTGATGAAAATTATAAACATAATTTATCCGTCTGTTATCGCTGTGGTACTGCTATCGAACCATTAACTAAAGTACAATGGTTTGTAAACGTCGATGCGCATTTACCAGCTGGTCATGCGTTTGCTGGTCAGACTTTAAAACAAGTCGCCATTCAAGTAGTAAAGGATGACAGTATAAAAATTATCCCGGATCGGTTTAATAGCACCTATTTTCATTGGTTGGAAAATCTCCATGATTGGTGCATTTCACGACAGCTCTGGTACGGTCATAGAATACCAGCTTGGTATAAAGATAATGAGATTAAAGTACAGTTAGAAACTCCCGGTGAAGGTTGGATACAAGATGACGATGTGTTGGATACTTGGTTCTCATCTGGCATGTGGACTTTTTCTACTTTAGGCTTTCCAGAACGCACCAAAGATTTAGACACCTATCATCCGACACAGGTTTTAGAAACCGGTTATGATATTTTATTCTTCTGGGTCGCCCGGATGATTTTAATCACCACTTATGCCTTAGGTGAGATTCCGTTTGAAAATGTTTATCTACATGGTTTAGTGCGTGATAAACAAGGCCGGAAGATGTCTAAATCTTTAGGTAATGGGATTGATCCATTAGCTATGACCGCAAAATATGGTACGGATGCTTTACGGGTAGCCTTGATTGCAGGTACTACACCGGGTAATGATGCACGTTTATACGAAGAAAAAATTGCCTCATATCGAAACTTTATAAATAAAATTTGGAATGTATCCCGGTTTGTGTTGATGTCTGAATCAATTCAATCTGGTGATACGGATACAATCACGGATAATTGGTTTCGTTCCAGAATTGCCAAAGTGGTGGAAGAGGTGACCGGTCATATCGAAGCCTATCAATTAAGTTTAGCCGCCGAACGGGCCTATGATTTCTTGTGGCACGAATTAGCCGATTGGTATGTGGAGATCAATAAATTTCAATCCAACCCAGCTTTGATGCGTCATGGTTTAGAAACTGCCCTGCAATTATTACACCCATTTGTTCCGTTTGTAACAGAAACTATCTGGCAAGAGTTGTATCCCAGTAAAATGTTAATGCTTCAGGCTTGGCCGAAAGCCAACGGCAGTAATCGTGACGCTCAGGCCGAAGAGCAATTCAATGCTATTCAAGACATTGTCACTCAAATTAGAAACATGCGCAGTCAGTATCAAATACCATACACAAAAATATTTACTCTTACCCAACAACCAGATTGTAAATTATCTAATGAGGCCAAAACGATTATAGAAACATTATGTAAGATTAACATTGTGTCTGGCAATGTATCTGGAACAAACACAGAAATTGCGAATAACTTGTATGGTTTTTCATTAAATTTAGGTGATACAATTGATATTCAAAAAGAAAAGATTAGATTACAAAAACAAATCGATCAAGCCACCCAGTACCGTGGTAAGCTTCAACAAAAATTAGCTAATACTGAGTATGTCAGTAAAGTGCCAGTAGAAATTCTCGAGAAAGATAAACTTCAGTTACAAGAACAAGATACAAAGATTAGTTTGTTAGAGAAAACGTTAAAACAGTTAAATTAA
- the tsaD gene encoding tRNA (adenosine(37)-N6)-threonylcarbamoyltransferase complex transferase subunit TsaD, with translation MRILAIETSCDESSVALLDGDVVTQLTASQIDVHKATGGVVPEVAAREHVAVMVPFVQRVLEQASVQPQELDRIAVTAGPGLITSLLVGVETARALAYGWNKPIFPVNHIAGHIAANFLINKDIPFPAIALVVSGGHTELLYMPKPGEYELIGATRDDAAGECFDKCARVLGLPYPGGPAISEQAKTGAATQYLFPRPLLNQPTFDFSFSGLKTAVLYFHRDHPEAPLADVCAGVQEALVQTIYGKTARAVKTYNVKAVLVGGGVAANAALRERLQTLSVPVFIPPLEYCTDNAAMIAAACRLQNAPAKLFSFRADPNWELTIR, from the coding sequence ATGCGTATCTTAGCCATTGAAACTTCCTGTGATGAATCCAGTGTGGCACTCTTGGATGGTGATGTTGTTACACAATTAACGGCGTCACAAATTGATGTGCATAAAGCAACCGGTGGGGTAGTGCCAGAAGTGGCGGCGCGCGAACACGTGGCTGTGATGGTACCCTTTGTACAAAGGGTTTTAGAACAAGCCTCAGTGCAACCACAAGAGCTTGATCGCATTGCCGTCACCGCTGGCCCGGGTTTGATTACCTCTTTATTAGTAGGTGTAGAAACAGCCCGGGCTTTAGCTTATGGTTGGAACAAACCAATCTTTCCAGTAAATCATATTGCCGGTCATATTGCCGCCAATTTTTTAATAAACAAAGATATTCCTTTTCCTGCCATCGCGTTGGTGGTATCCGGTGGGCACACTGAATTATTGTATATGCCGAAGCCAGGTGAATATGAATTAATCGGTGCCACACGAGATGATGCCGCCGGTGAGTGTTTTGATAAATGCGCGCGCGTGTTAGGTTTGCCATACCCTGGGGGGCCGGCTATTTCCGAGCAGGCTAAAACTGGTGCTGCCACACAGTATCTATTTCCCAGACCATTACTGAATCAACCGACTTTCGATTTTTCTTTTTCCGGATTAAAAACCGCCGTGTTGTATTTTCATCGTGATCACCCTGAGGCACCTTTGGCCGATGTCTGTGCTGGGGTACAAGAGGCATTAGTGCAAACTATCTATGGTAAAACGGCGCGCGCTGTTAAAACTTATAATGTAAAAGCTGTCTTGGTGGGCGGTGGTGTGGCCGCGAATGCGGCATTACGAGAAAGATTACAAACTTTGTCTGTGCCAGTTTTTATTCCACCTTTAGAATATTGTACCGACAATGCCGCCATGATAGCTGCCGCTTGTCGTTTACAAAATGCACCAGCTAAGTTATTTTCATTTCGAGCCGATCCTAATTGGGAATTAACTATTCGTTAA
- a CDS encoding VanW family protein — protein MSRTTKILSITGGSIALAGVCVVLFYIIYQTSYSAKLYPGVKMASQTDPAAITAYAELIAKNGLSFTYQEYNFTLEQAVTIDPAETIAAGQAIGRQGDSLQNLLAQLKAAVFGTNIPLVYTLDRQAMLEQLSAEFDDAATPYQNATLTLADDKTLTVVDNIDGTSFNWDAVLAEVEQNLNTLQPVAVTLQLSSAPAPITTADAKAKLTDVQSLIDLAPLTLTYEDGTYTIETDALATWFTLEPNNGAIKIILNPEAVRTTLAPIAGEIDIPVKEGKFSLDEVAGTVQLTQFEDGADGLGVNMEKTVAALQTDFLNKKLTTIPLVVEVTHPRVTPDNLNDLGVKELLGTGTTNFGNSPYNRVLNIRKGADILNGLLIAPGETFSLLDALKPIDVEHGWYSELVIKGDKLEKEAGGGLCQVGSTSFRAVMLSGLPIVERRNHSWAISYYAYKGLAGVDATIYDPSPDFRFLNDTGHYILWRSRIEGSNIYFEFWGTSDGRKGYFTDPTNYNHSSPGPTIETVDNSLPPGTRTCDGHSFSGVTASFDYIIEQPDGTTDKQTFTSVYKSRPEMCIVGPDAPAETTPTNTNTNSTITNTNTNTSNTNTVTNKNTNKNGNNKNSNKNTNS, from the coding sequence ATGTCACGGACAACAAAAATATTAAGTATCACTGGGGGAAGTATCGCGCTGGCCGGTGTTTGTGTCGTGTTGTTTTATATCATTTATCAAACTAGTTATTCCGCTAAGCTTTATCCTGGAGTAAAAATGGCCAGCCAAACTGATCCAGCGGCTATTACTGCTTATGCCGAACTCATTGCAAAAAACGGTCTGTCTTTTACCTATCAAGAGTATAATTTTACTTTAGAGCAAGCTGTAACAATTGACCCGGCCGAAACCATTGCAGCCGGTCAGGCCATCGGACGACAGGGTGATAGTCTGCAAAACCTATTAGCGCAATTAAAAGCCGCTGTGTTTGGCACCAATATACCGCTAGTTTATACGTTGGATCGTCAGGCCATGCTTGAACAATTGTCAGCTGAGTTTGATGATGCAGCCACTCCTTATCAAAATGCCACCCTGACATTAGCCGATGATAAAACATTAACTGTCGTTGATAATATCGATGGTACTAGTTTTAATTGGGATGCAGTCCTTGCTGAGGTTGAGCAAAACTTAAACACGCTGCAACCAGTCGCTGTAACTTTACAGCTGTCGTCTGCTCCCGCTCCAATTACAACGGCTGATGCCAAAGCCAAGTTAACTGACGTACAAAGTTTGATTGATTTAGCACCGTTAACTCTCACCTATGAAGATGGCACCTACACAATTGAAACTGATGCATTGGCCACGTGGTTTACTTTAGAACCAAATAATGGTGCCATTAAAATAATATTAAACCCTGAAGCTGTCCGCACAACTTTAGCACCAATCGCCGGTGAGATAGATATTCCGGTTAAGGAAGGTAAATTTAGTTTAGATGAAGTGGCCGGAACAGTGCAATTAACTCAATTTGAAGATGGTGCTGATGGTTTAGGTGTAAACATGGAAAAAACTGTGGCCGCTTTGCAAACTGATTTCTTGAATAAAAAACTCACTACCATTCCCCTGGTGGTTGAAGTTACTCATCCACGCGTTACGCCAGACAATTTGAATGATCTTGGCGTGAAAGAATTATTGGGTACTGGCACAACTAACTTTGGCAATAGCCCCTACAATCGCGTACTCAATATTCGTAAAGGCGCGGATATACTAAATGGTTTATTGATTGCCCCAGGAGAAACTTTTTCTCTCTTGGATGCCTTAAAACCAATTGATGTTGAACATGGGTGGTATTCAGAACTGGTTATCAAGGGAGACAAATTAGAAAAAGAAGCCGGTGGCGGGTTATGCCAAGTTGGTTCAACTTCCTTCCGCGCGGTCATGTTATCTGGCTTACCAATTGTAGAACGACGCAATCATTCCTGGGCAATTTCTTATTATGCTTATAAAGGCTTAGCCGGAGTGGATGCTACAATTTATGATCCTTCACCTGATTTTAGATTTTTGAATGATACTGGCCACTATATCTTATGGCGCTCACGCATTGAGGGTAGTAATATCTATTTTGAATTCTGGGGAACATCCGATGGGCGGAAAGGCTACTTTACTGACCCGACCAATTATAATCATAGCTCTCCCGGACCAACTATCGAAACAGTGGATAATAGTTTACCGCCCGGTACTCGCACCTGTGATGGTCACTCATTTAGTGGTGTTACCGCATCGTTTGATTATATTATTGAACAACCTGATGGTACAACAGATAAACAAACCTTTACCAGTGTGTACAAATCCAGGCCAGAAATGTGCATCGTTGGTCCGGATGCACCTGCTGAAACCACGCCAACAAATACCAACACCAATAGCACCATTACTAATACAAACACGAATACCAGTAACACTAATACAGTTACCAATAAAAATACCAACAAAAACGGCAACAATAAGAACAGCAATAAAAACACTAATTCTTAA
- a CDS encoding endonuclease domain-containing protein, giving the protein MYIRSSNRNILQYDQKLRWIAKSLRKNATDAELILWQELRTRKLGYKFRRQHALHGYIVDFYCYEKMLVIEVDGSIHNMKNDHDHSKDDILKLNGFKVIRFTNEVVICRLAEVINTIQQHLTQ; this is encoded by the coding sequence ATGTATATACGATCGTCGAATCGCAATATTCTTCAATACGATCAGAAGCTTAGATGGATTGCAAAATCATTAAGAAAAAACGCCACAGATGCCGAGCTAATACTCTGGCAAGAATTACGAACAAGAAAACTAGGTTATAAATTTAGACGTCAACATGCACTACATGGGTACATTGTTGATTTCTATTGTTATGAAAAGATGTTGGTAATTGAAGTTGATGGTTCTATCCACAATATGAAAAATGATCATGATCATTCAAAAGATGACATTTTAAAATTAAATGGTTTCAAAGTGATAAGGTTTACAAATGAAGTAGTTATATGTCGTCTCGCAGAAGTCATAAATACCATTCAACAACATCTAACTCAATAA
- a CDS encoding HD domain-containing protein encodes MDYIDRIYGSTDITEPVILEIMASDAMQRLKKVNQYGASFYRFSHLTTNRFEHCVGVYLLLREFNATLEEQIAGLLHDVPHTAFSHVIDFVFGGSEVGTFHEEFHKEVIDNSTIPAILKKYGFNLTQLMDKHRFHLLERDLPDLCMDRIDYCYRDLVTDRIMTLEEVKYLRSHMIRYEDYLIFDDEKAARMFADKFRLGDQRLWGHPLQAALYYLFANALKVALFENIITFKDLFSVDEVVYEKLAQSKHPLIVKNLAQVKQIHVVEDSADYDFYIKTKIRMVDPFILINGALVRLSYCDKAFQALQESYRQKRQEGYYLRIV; translated from the coding sequence ATGGATTATATTGATCGCATCTACGGTTCAACTGACATCACTGAACCAGTTATTCTTGAGATCATGGCCTCTGACGCCATGCAGCGTTTGAAAAAAGTGAATCAATATGGGGCGAGTTTTTATCGCTTTAGTCATCTCACCACGAATCGGTTTGAACATTGTGTAGGCGTGTATCTATTATTACGGGAGTTTAATGCCACACTCGAGGAACAAATTGCTGGTTTACTACATGATGTCCCTCATACCGCATTTTCCCATGTCATAGATTTTGTGTTTGGTGGATCAGAAGTTGGGACGTTTCATGAGGAATTTCATAAAGAGGTGATCGATAATTCAACTATTCCGGCCATTCTAAAAAAATACGGTTTTAATCTTACTCAATTAATGGATAAACACCGTTTTCATTTATTAGAGCGGGATTTGCCGGATTTGTGCATGGATCGCATTGATTACTGTTATCGTGATCTAGTGACAGATCGTATTATGACGCTAGAAGAAGTTAAATATTTACGCTCGCACATGATTCGTTATGAAGATTATTTGATATTTGATGACGAAAAAGCCGCGCGCATGTTTGCCGATAAATTTCGGTTAGGCGATCAACGGTTATGGGGACACCCACTGCAGGCGGCTTTGTATTATTTATTTGCCAATGCTTTAAAAGTAGCCTTGTTTGAAAATATCATCACTTTCAAAGATTTATTTTCAGTTGATGAAGTGGTCTATGAAAAATTGGCGCAATCAAAACACCCGCTGATTGTAAAAAATCTGGCGCAAGTAAAACAGATTCACGTGGTAGAAGATTCAGCTGATTATGATTTTTATATCAAAACTAAAATCCGCATGGTTGATCCGTTTATTTTAATAAATGGTGCTCTGGTCAGATTGTCATATTGTGATAAAGCCTTCCAAGCTCTACAAGAGTCTTATCGACAAAAACGTCAGGAAGGGTATTATCTACGCATAGTATGA
- a CDS encoding PPC domain-containing DNA-binding protein, whose amino-acid sequence MTYQEKNGAYLIRFMPDEEVCSLLQQFCQAHNLTGGWISGLGAAKEVELAHFNMVTKQYTKRVFHEVEVTSFVGNISVEKLHLHITIGDETLQAYAGHCMRCVANPTLEVMITPFSETHRKLDEYSGLQLLHLPNPPILGGGKKKI is encoded by the coding sequence ATGACCTATCAAGAAAAAAATGGTGCGTATTTAATAAGATTTATGCCGGATGAAGAAGTCTGCAGTTTATTACAGCAGTTTTGTCAGGCACATAACCTCACCGGCGGATGGATTAGTGGGTTAGGGGCTGCCAAAGAAGTTGAGTTAGCTCATTTCAATATGGTAACAAAACAATATACCAAAAGAGTTTTTCATGAAGTTGAAGTAACCAGTTTTGTGGGTAATATTTCTGTAGAAAAATTGCATCTTCATATCACAATTGGGGATGAAACTTTGCAGGCTTATGCTGGACACTGTATGAGATGTGTGGCGAATCCAACTTTAGAAGTAATGATCACACCTTTTTCCGAAACTCACAGAAAATTAGATGAATATAGTGGGCTACAATTATTACACCTCCCCAACCCTCCTATTCTAGGAGGGGGCAAGAAAAAAATCTAA
- a CDS encoding GspE/PulE family protein, with the protein MSIQRIEDLLALNRKVTPPPTTATSTQSSSTPVLKKPSDDSNPAIKLQERIETIELNKLEEICQATAIGIGLQYINLKGFPIGPEVLSLIPEAEAKQLQTIVFFKLGQQIRLATSQPDHPDLHDVVARIQRQFPGSNISLYLTSEHSFSEALKLYKNIARVNVIHTDVALTKADLDRFQKDVVTFADLEKKLLQVNMTEMFAMIVAMAMNVRSSDIHIEAEEHKIMIRYRVDGLLQVAAKIPSELWPKLIARIKTISGLKINIDSVPQDGRITIALDNDTMDIRVSTIPTAWGESVVMRLLRSASIGLTFEQLGLRPSAFQRLKHELEKPQGMIMATGPTGSGKTTTLYAILNTLNKPDRKIITLENPIEYRLAGVDQSQIDHSKDYTFAKGLRAILRQDPNIIMVGEIRDLETGETAVQAALTGHLLLSTIHTNDAAGAIPRFLSMGVPGFLLAPAMNAMIGQRLVRKLCPKCKEIKTLDLETLERVKKLINSIPKNSGEPIPDTSKLTFYEGKGCEQCNGLGYKGRIGIYEIFTKNPEIEAMTLSGNVSEYQMKEVTHRNGMLNMAQDGILKAVEGITSVAEVIRVTVFD; encoded by the coding sequence ATGTCTATCCAACGCATTGAAGATTTATTAGCACTGAACCGAAAGGTTACTCCACCACCCACTACTGCTACATCTACTCAGTCTTCAAGTACTCCCGTTTTAAAGAAGCCATCAGATGATTCCAACCCAGCCATTAAACTACAAGAACGCATTGAGACCATCGAATTAAACAAGCTTGAAGAAATTTGTCAGGCTACGGCCATAGGCATTGGTTTGCAATATATCAATCTGAAAGGTTTCCCGATTGGGCCAGAAGTGTTGTCATTAATTCCGGAAGCCGAAGCGAAACAATTACAAACCATCGTATTTTTTAAATTAGGTCAACAAATCCGTTTAGCCACGTCTCAACCAGATCATCCAGACTTACATGATGTCGTGGCTAGAATTCAACGCCAATTTCCGGGATCTAATATTTCACTATATCTCACTTCGGAACATAGTTTTAGTGAAGCTTTGAAACTCTATAAAAACATTGCTCGAGTTAATGTCATTCATACTGATGTCGCTTTGACTAAAGCCGATTTAGACCGCTTTCAAAAAGATGTTGTCACGTTCGCTGATCTAGAAAAAAAGTTGCTGCAGGTCAACATGACCGAGATGTTTGCCATGATTGTGGCCATGGCCATGAATGTGCGCTCTTCGGATATTCATATTGAAGCGGAAGAGCACAAAATTATGATTCGGTATCGGGTGGATGGTTTGCTGCAAGTGGCGGCTAAAATTCCGTCAGAACTTTGGCCAAAACTCATTGCTCGGATCAAAACTATTTCCGGTTTAAAAATAAATATTGATTCTGTCCCACAAGATGGTCGTATTACCATCGCGCTGGATAATGACACCATGGATATTCGTGTCTCCACTATTCCAACGGCCTGGGGTGAATCGGTCGTGATGCGGCTATTACGCTCGGCCTCGATTGGTTTAACCTTTGAACAGCTCGGTTTACGACCATCCGCTTTTCAACGGCTAAAACACGAATTAGAAAAACCCCAGGGCATGATTATGGCCACTGGTCCAACCGGTTCCGGAAAAACCACTACTTTGTACGCTATTTTAAATACCCTGAATAAACCGGATCGAAAAATAATCACCTTAGAAAATCCAATTGAATATAGATTAGCCGGTGTTGATCAATCGCAAATTGATCACTCAAAAGATTACACTTTTGCCAAAGGGTTGCGTGCCATTTTACGGCAAGATCCGAATATTATCATGGTCGGTGAAATCCGCGATTTAGAAACCGGTGAAACCGCTGTGCAAGCCGCGTTAACCGGCCACTTATTATTATCAACCATTCATACCAACGATGCCGCCGGAGCCATCCCCCGGTTTCTATCAATGGGTGTGCCTGGCTTTTTATTAGCCCCCGCCATGAACGCCATGATCGGCCAACGCTTAGTACGAAAACTATGCCCCAAATGTAAAGAAATAAAAACCTTAGATTTAGAAACCCTCGAACGGGTAAAAAAACTCATCAATAGCATTCCAAAAAATTCCGGTGAACCGATTCCAGATACTTCTAAACTAACTTTTTATGAAGGCAAGGGGTGTGAACAATGCAATGGCTTAGGTTATAAAGGTCGCATCGGTATTTATGAAATTTTCACGAAGAATCCGGAAATTGAAGCGATGACATTATCTGGTAATGTGTCTGAATATCAAATGAAAGAAGTGACTCACCGCAATGGCATGTTGAACATGGCGCAAGATGGCATCTTAAAAGCCGTGGAGGGTATCACTTCCGTAGCCGAAGTGATTCGTGTGACGGTGTTTGATTAA
- a CDS encoding Hsp20/alpha crystallin family protein, with protein sequence MAPKKTQFKQRLQDLGGEDYSLSENFFQVQPMQAETTTTTTTLVTNAQPVAEHTSADEYDGQLAIDVYQDDKNVYVRAIVGGIKSEDIEVHLNNDMVTIKGKRLVPGPTNPEQYFIQECYWGGFSRSIILPIDIKNDAVEANLEHGVLLLTLPKSHRPKNTRIPVKAT encoded by the coding sequence ATGGCACCAAAAAAAACACAATTCAAACAACGTTTACAAGATTTAGGCGGTGAAGATTACTCACTGTCGGAAAACTTTTTTCAAGTTCAACCCATGCAAGCTGAAACAACCACTACTACTACTACGCTCGTTACTAATGCTCAACCCGTCGCTGAACATACCAGTGCGGACGAATACGATGGTCAACTGGCAATTGATGTTTATCAAGATGACAAAAATGTCTATGTCCGGGCTATTGTGGGTGGTATAAAAAGTGAAGATATCGAAGTGCATCTCAATAATGACATGGTCACAATTAAGGGAAAACGCCTGGTACCGGGGCCAACCAATCCAGAACAGTATTTTATTCAAGAATGCTATTGGGGTGGTTTTTCCCGTTCGATTATTTTACCCATTGATATAAAAAACGATGCGGTTGAAGCTAATCTAGAACATGGTGTTCTGTTGCTGACTCTCCCTAAGTCTCATCGCCCAAAAAACACGCGCATTCCAGTTAAAGCTACCTAA
- a CDS encoding stage II sporulation protein M, producing MFKRTGTIWSLITALLALTFVIGSFVGWFLPDTVKIELLTTVLAKFSTIIANSSTDWHLAVNIFLNNILVAGLVFISALIPPITLIIIIGNGLIVGIFGDLLLRMDTLQPGTWQSGVLGVLPHGLVELGAIFFAGSLGLTALLKLLWPRLIDTQLTRGQFILKSFRWLGLVVIPLLVCAALIETFISPKLIEASLPTQNDAAFAPTIDHVALAKTGCTPSQPLASIDDISLLYNPDIMALLQQRSQVRQWQVSYQCPNDGGFNIASFDKQAWSTIQATNLIKQLLDKLQANYTVKNQTIKTSLHHKTVIYKIIETDQLVIIITQSTLQFAPENLLTDRK from the coding sequence ATGTTTAAACGCACTGGTACTATTTGGAGCCTGATTACTGCCTTACTGGCTCTAACGTTTGTGATTGGCAGTTTTGTCGGCTGGTTTTTACCTGATACTGTAAAAATTGAGCTACTAACTACTGTCTTAGCAAAATTTTCTACTATCATAGCCAATTCCTCTACCGATTGGCACTTAGCGGTTAATATTTTTCTAAATAATATTTTAGTGGCCGGGCTGGTGTTTATCAGTGCTCTCATTCCCCCTATCACTTTAATAATCATTATTGGTAACGGCCTAATTGTTGGTATCTTTGGTGATTTACTGTTACGCATGGATACCTTACAACCCGGCACTTGGCAAAGTGGTGTGTTAGGCGTGTTGCCACATGGCCTAGTTGAACTCGGAGCTATATTTTTTGCCGGTAGTCTTGGTCTGACCGCTTTGTTAAAATTGCTCTGGCCTCGTTTGATTGATACCCAACTAACCCGCGGACAATTTATTTTGAAATCATTCCGGTGGTTAGGTTTGGTGGTTATACCTTTATTAGTGTGTGCGGCTTTAATCGAAACCTTTATTTCACCAAAACTAATCGAGGCCAGCTTACCAACACAAAACGATGCGGCGTTTGCTCCAACCATTGATCATGTTGCATTAGCTAAAACCGGTTGCACTCCAAGCCAACCATTGGCCTCAATTGATGATATTTCTTTATTATATAATCCGGACATAATGGCACTTTTACAACAACGTAGTCAGGTCAGACAATGGCAGGTATCGTATCAATGCCCGAATGATGGTGGCTTTAATATAGCGAGTTTTGATAAACAAGCTTGGTCAACTATTCAAGCGACCAATTTGATTAAACAACTACTAGATAAACTCCAAGCTAATTACACTGTAAAAAACCAAACCATTAAAACCAGTTTACATCATAAAACTGTTATTTATAAAATAATAGAGACTGATCAACTAGTTATTATCATTACCCAAAGTACTTTGCAATTCGCACCAGAGAACCTATTGACTGACCGGAAATGA